From one Triticum aestivum cultivar Chinese Spring chromosome 4B, IWGSC CS RefSeq v2.1, whole genome shotgun sequence genomic stretch:
- the LOC123091587 gene encoding uncharacterized protein: MDLSDLSSAGSGSGTNPFGDPPSAGPSVPLHLILSLNIASAMPVTLELHPPPNYTTWSSFLHALLMSYNIQDHVNGTVDARNRLTDAVWTQVDWCIIRWLLGSISAQVRGAVNHRNPTAYTLWTAIRQLFLSNRNQQGILALEEFHGLHQNDLSITDYFTRLQTLADTLFDCGMPVTDRGLVSNMLRGLSNKFAHAISTMTYDDSKLPTFLQARTYLLQEERRIDHAASHESATALYAGRPPAPPPPTPSAPPSAVPCLPSGNGAHGVPGGASGHAGNGGGQRGRKRRKGGNGGGQGGHGGAPPPQAAPPLPAYVARPPSYGHAGVNPWTGTFNAWPVTMRPSAAPTAGLLGPRPPLGLAATTYSAGPPPAAAPVPWDTSALQAALLAMQQQPYSGGGDWILDTGASSHMAGNPGPSHWDGGAPM, translated from the exons ATGGATCTCTCTGATCTCTCCTccgccggctccggctccggcacaAACCCCTTCGGCGATCCACCCTCCGCCGGCCCCTCCGTGCCTCTCCACCTCATCCTCTCTCTCAACATCGCCTCCGCCATGCCCGTCACCCTAGAGCTGCACCCCCCCCCCAACTACACCACCTGGAGCTCCTTCCTCCATGCCCTTCTCATGTCCTACAACATCCAGGACCATGTCAATGGCACTGTTGACGCCCGGAACCGGCTCACCGACGCCGTTTGGACGCAGGTCGACTGGTGTATCATCCGGTGGCTTCTCGGCTCCATCTCCGCCCAAGTTCGGGGGGCGGTCAACCACCGGAACCCCACGGCGTACACGCTCTGGACGGCGATCCGGCAGCTCTTCCTCTCTAATCGGAATCAGCAGGGTATTCTCGCTCTGGAGGAGTTCCACGGCCTGCATCAAAACGATCTCTCCATCACCGATTACTTCACCCGCCTCCAGACCCTCGCCGACACGCTCTTCGACTGCGGGATGCCGGTGACCGATCGCGGCCTCGTCTCCAACATGCTCCGCGGGCTCTCCAACAAGTTCGCCCACGCCATCTCTACAATGACGTATGACGACTCCAAGCTGCCCACGTTCCTGCAAGCACGCACTTACCTCCTCCAGGAAGAGCGCCGCATCGATCACGCTGCCTCCCACGAGTCCGCGACTGCGCTCTACGCCGGGCGCCCTCCGGCTCCACCGCCTCCTACCCCTTCTGCTCCGCCATCTGCTGTGCCCTGTCTACCTAGTGGCAACGGCGCCCATGGCGTTCCAGGCGGCGCCAGTGGTCATGCGGGCAACGGCGGCGGGCAGCGCGGCCGCAAGCGCCGCAagggcggcaacggcggcggccaaGGTGGCCACGGCGGGGCCCCTCCACCACAGGCTGCGCCACCTCTGCCTGCGTACGTGGCACGTCCGCCGTCCTACGGCCACGCCGGCGTCAACCCCTGGACCGGCACGTTCAACGCATGGCCCGTGACGATGCGCCCATCTGCTGCACCTACAGCTGGTCTGCTCGGCCCTCGTCCTCCGCTTGGGCTTGCTGCGACAACCTACAGCGCCGGcccgccaccagccgccgcaccggtCCCATGGGACACCAGCGCCCTTCAGGCCGCCCTTCTCGCCATGCAGCAGCAGCCCTACTCCGGCGGCGGTGACTGGATCCTCGACACCGGTGCGTCGTCACATATGGCAGGCAACCCCG GACCTTCGCACTGGGACGGTGGTGCTCCGATGTAA